The Anolis carolinensis isolate JA03-04 chromosome 2, rAnoCar3.1.pri, whole genome shotgun sequence genome has a window encoding:
- the prr7 gene encoding proline-rich protein 7 isoform X1 — translation MVMSHGTYTFLTCFAGFWLIWGLIVLLCCFCSYLRRRMKRRQEERLREQHLRTLEMEPLHYEGYGGPAYGGPGYGGGYTHRNPPGIPVPHRLRIEPHRPHIPPPRPWSCRHGVISSLVDPDPSKPPCYEEAVLMAEPPPPYSEVLTDTRGLYRKINAPFLSHDQPEKQEQPPSYKPLFLDRGYGSALQLPSSTSRGPTCTNLYLESDHSQRIFPSWTDSELSTRDSYEPGPWHLPVSMPLFGRTTAV, via the exons ATGGTGATGTCCCACGGCACCTACACCTTCCTCACCTGCTTTGCCGGCTTCTGGCTTATCTGGGGGCTCATTGTGCTGCTGTGTTGCTTCTGCAGCTACTTGCGGCGGCGCATGAAACGACGGCAGGAGGAGCGGCTGCGGGAGCAGCACCTGCGCACCCTGGAGATGGAGCCCCTGCACTACGAGGGGTATGGGGGCCCCGCCTATGGGGGCCCTGGCTATGGCGGTGGCTACACCCACCGAAATCCACCAGGCATCCCCGTGCCCCACCGACTCCGCATTGAGCCCCATCGTCCACACATCCCACCCCCACGGCCATGGAGCTGCAGGCATG GTGTGATCTCTTCGCTCGTAGACCCGGATCCATCCAAGCCCCCCTGCTATGAGGAAGCTGTCCTGATGGCTGAGCCCCCACCACCATACAGCGAAGTCCTGACAGACACACGGGGCTTGTACCGCAAGATTAACGCCCCCTTCCTGAGCCATGATCAGCCGGAGAAGCAGGAGCAGCCACCCAGCTATAAGCCCCTTTTCCTGGACCGGGGATATGGCTCAGCCCTTCAGCTGCCAAGCTCAACCAGTCGGGGCCCCACTTGCACCAACCTCTACTTGGAATCAGACCATTCGCAGCGCATCTTCCCGAGCTGGACGGACTCTGAACTCAGCACCAGAGACAGCTATGAGCCTGGGCCCTGGCATCTGCCTGTCTCAATGCCTTTGTTTGGCAGGACTACGGCAGTTTAG
- the prr7 gene encoding proline-rich protein 7 isoform X2 yields the protein MVMSHGTYTFLTCFAGFWLIWGLIVLLCCFCSYLRRRMKRRQEERLREQHLRTLEMEPLHYEGYGGPAYGGPGYGGGYTHRNPPGIPVPHRLRIEPHRPHIPPPRPWSCRHDPDPSKPPCYEEAVLMAEPPPPYSEVLTDTRGLYRKINAPFLSHDQPEKQEQPPSYKPLFLDRGYGSALQLPSSTSRGPTCTNLYLESDHSQRIFPSWTDSELSTRDSYEPGPWHLPVSMPLFGRTTAV from the exons ATGGTGATGTCCCACGGCACCTACACCTTCCTCACCTGCTTTGCCGGCTTCTGGCTTATCTGGGGGCTCATTGTGCTGCTGTGTTGCTTCTGCAGCTACTTGCGGCGGCGCATGAAACGACGGCAGGAGGAGCGGCTGCGGGAGCAGCACCTGCGCACCCTGGAGATGGAGCCCCTGCACTACGAGGGGTATGGGGGCCCCGCCTATGGGGGCCCTGGCTATGGCGGTGGCTACACCCACCGAAATCCACCAGGCATCCCCGTGCCCCACCGACTCCGCATTGAGCCCCATCGTCCACACATCCCACCCCCACGGCCATGGAGCTGCAGGCATG ACCCGGATCCATCCAAGCCCCCCTGCTATGAGGAAGCTGTCCTGATGGCTGAGCCCCCACCACCATACAGCGAAGTCCTGACAGACACACGGGGCTTGTACCGCAAGATTAACGCCCCCTTCCTGAGCCATGATCAGCCGGAGAAGCAGGAGCAGCCACCCAGCTATAAGCCCCTTTTCCTGGACCGGGGATATGGCTCAGCCCTTCAGCTGCCAAGCTCAACCAGTCGGGGCCCCACTTGCACCAACCTCTACTTGGAATCAGACCATTCGCAGCGCATCTTCCCGAGCTGGACGGACTCTGAACTCAGCACCAGAGACAGCTATGAGCCTGGGCCCTGGCATCTGCCTGTCTCAATGCCTTTGTTTGGCAGGACTACGGCAGTTTAG